From the Chondrinema litorale genome, the window ATGATTTTTGCCTATGTGATCTTAATGAATTTGCAAAGTGGGTAAATGGTATGATGGAATTTAAAAATTCCACATATTGCTGGTTGGTAACTTCGTATTTGCCTATTTTGTAATTGCTTAGGGTTACAGCATGAGCAGGGTTTTCATTTGTGATATCCCACCAAATTTCAGTACCTATATCTGTAGTTAAAATATATTCTTCTGTAGCATCAGATTGTCCCATCATAAAAGTACCTCCTTCCACATCTACCATGTCAATAGATAATGTAGTTGGTGGATTATTCCAACAAGAAAAATAAGAGATGGAGGAAGTATCTGAAAGCCCTGTTTCATCTTTTACCACTACTTTCCAGTAAAGCATTCCATAGGTGCTAAATGTATGTTTGTAACTGGTGGTTTCCAGATTAGTGGCAACCAGCGTTTGCGGATCAGGCTCTTGTGCAGCATAAATATCATATTTGAGTACATCTCCATCTTTGTCGTAGGCTCCTTCCCAAGTGAAATTGATCGTAAAACCAAGATTTTGGGTGTCTAAATTCATCATTAATGGGTCAGGCATAGGATAAATTAAATCTCCTATTTGAGGAGGATCATTATAATAGTTTCCAATGGTAAAACTATTGCTTTCAGAAATGACAGCCTCATTACTATAACCGTCAACTGCTGCCACTAAAAACTGATAGTTTAATTGATCTACCAATTGATAAGGAATGGTGTAAGTGGTATCTGTAATATTGCTAGCAATAATTGAAGTAATATTGTTTTCTCTTTTTAGATAGACATGGTAAGAAACCTCATCTCCATCAGGATCAGTGCTTTTATTCCAATGCAAAGTAATGTTTCCATTTTCGGTGGTGCTTCCGTCTGTTGGAGAAATTAATTTTGGAGCATTTGGTAACTTGTTTGGTTTTCTCGTTTTAAAAGTAAAAATATTACTTTCTAAATTGAGTCCAGATGCACTTTTAGCGACTATTTTCCAGTAATAAGTGGTGTTAGTTTCGAATGTGTCTTTTATGTTTATATAGTTAGCAAGGTACAGTTTATCATCTCCATCTTGAATATTACTTGAAAAGCTGAACTCGGTAGCATCATCATTCAGAGGGCCGTCTATTATTTCTATAGCAGATCTGTAAATGGGTGGACTAGGGTCTTTACCGAGATAGATATCATAATTAAAAGTTTCATCAGTGTTTTTAGGAACAAACCATTCTAAATATATCATGGAAGTATCCACTTTATCAAAATTATCAGATGGATTATAAGCATCTGGTGGAATAGGTTGCGCATTAGCTAAATGAATGATTAATAAAATTTTTGACAATAGGAGTAAATGTGCTTTCATTTTTAATGATGATAATTAATAATCGTTTTTTATTCATATTCAGAGATAGTTGAATGATTGTTGTAAAAGTGCATTTTTGTGGTAAAATGCCCATTTTAGGTACGATTAGGGATTGAGAAATGCTCAAGGTTTTATAGAATAAAGAAGGAGACAGATGTAACTATTTATGGGTTTGTTTGGTATAATTCTAAGATAAGGTTCTTTGTGGAAGCTATTTGGGTGGACTGGATGTGTTATTAGTGAAAGTTAGATGTGATAAATTTGTGGGTTTTACAAATAATTACTCTGTTATCAAACAAATAATTACAGTAAAATTGGGGGAGTTATAACTAAGATAAAGTGTTAGAGACTTGAGGCAATATAAGGATGTACTTTATATAGCTAGGACAATAAGCATTATTAAATTTAATTAGTATATATTTAGTTGATTTAAGAAGAAATAAAAAATATTGTCATAAAACCTCATTTATGAAACTAAATTTAGGGTTTATCCATTAAAGTGATTATTCTGGTGAATGTGGTTTATCGTCATTTTTGGTGGGACAAATCAGGGCGTATCCACTACTCTAATTTTCGGTAAATCAAATTTAGTTCTAACATACATCTGTCTTTTTTACCCATTCCTTGAGCAAACAAAGTCTTTACTTCTTTAAATAAGAATGCGCCTCCACTTTTTTTGGATTAAATAGTATAAAACTTGTTATAAAAACTGATGAAATTATTACATAAGAAAGTGTCCTTGACAAAACTTAATGCTTGCATTCTTAAATCAATTGATCTATTTTAGGTTTATTAGATATTTGTTTAGAAGTATAAGGCATGAAAATAATCTACGAAAGCTCATACATGATTTCTAAATTTGATTCATCAAACAAACTGATGGAAATTGTTTGGCAATCTGCAACAAAGTATATGCTGGGAGCACAATTTCAATCTGAAATCTTAAGCTTTTTCCAACTTCAAAATCAATATAAAAGCGAAAAGATTCTCATAGATGAAAGGCTATTTGCATTCAAAGCACCAGTAAGTATTCAACAGTGGATGTTGGGTATACTTGATAATAAATCTGATTACCATGCTAAAAAAATCGCAATTGTTGTGAGCGAAGATATTTTTCATAGAGCAGTTTCAAAAAAGATGGCGCAGAAAGTAGAGATGCAAAATGTAAGTACCATTTTTTATACTGATAAAGAGAAGGCAAAAACTCAGTTATTAGATGAGAAAAAAAATCATTGTTTAACTGACTATACTACTATAGTCTCTAGTATTCTCCTATACAAATAGGGGTTATTACTTATTCCAGATCATGCATATCAATGAAATTTTATTTGTTGCCATCCCAAAAAAGGATTTAGCATTTTCGAACTAAAGTTTTTGAGATCTTTCTAGAGATTAATTTCTCTTTTTTTAATAGAAGTGTGATTCGAAATTTTTATTAGATCCATCTTGGAAGAGAATATGGCTAAAAGGAGAGTAGACAAGAAAAACACTTCTACTTTAAAAAGGTAGAAGTGTTTTAAAAGATGTTTATTTAATTTAACTTTTACTACTAGCTCAAAAATATCGTGCTAAAATGATATAGCATGTGAATTAATAAGATTTTTAATATCATTACAACTTCTTACTTACTTGAAGGAGATGAACGAAAGTATAAGGTTCTTCTATATAGAAGAACCTTATCTTAAGATAAAGTAATTAAGCAGGTAATTTGCCTTATATGTGGCATACAACATTTCTACTTATAATAACTCCATTTGTGCGTTTTGTTATTTTTTAAAAAAATTAGCAAGATTGGGATAAATGCAATAAATAAGAGCACTCCAAAAGAGTACTCTTAAAGCATTCATTTAATGTGTATATGAGTGTTTATAACACACAGATTAAAATTAATAAACAGATGATAAATAGCCAATATATGGCATATCAACTTATTTTTATAATTGTGGTTTTCAAATAACTATTTGAACTTTAGTCGATAAGCTGCTGGCCATTGCCAACAGCTTATTTTTTTTAGATACAAAAAAAATAATTGTTGCCAGAAAAATTAGCTCTCATTCCCTTCATTTTTGCAACCTACTTGATGGTAAAAAAATTAAGTAAAGCTTGTTTGAAATATTAATGCAAACAGTAGGTATAATTGGTAAATATGTATATATGGGATGAAGTTTTAAAATAGAAATATTATAATCGTTTTATTTATATTCAATGGCATTTCAGAAATACACAAAATTTGTGCTTTTTCAGGTAATTTTACACTATTTGGGACTTGATGTACTGCCGTTCATTAACTAATTTAAGGTATATTTATTTGTGTCAAATTACCCCTTAAATTATGAGCTATCTTGTAATTGAAGATGATAAAATTGATATTATAATTGTTGAACGAATGATTCAAAATATCAATCCGAAAGTTGTTCCTATTAAAGTAAATTAGGACTTACGCAATATTAAATTTCTCTAGCAAAAATGCTCAAGATTTGAGAGATTGTTTTTTTTAATACTAATTTATATGGATAAATCTCTGTACATATCATATCTTCTCCATACTCACGGGAATTATACCTGTACCCACATGGCAGCCCATTCTATGGATGTCAGTCATGACCAAGTCACACGTTTTCTAGCCCATTCTAAATTTACCTCTTCCGACCTGTGGGATATTGTCAAGGGCCATCTCCAAGATAGCGCAGACTCATTTATCCTTGTCGATGACAGTGTTCAGGCAAAGAGGTATTCCCGGTATATAGAATTGGCCAAAAGGCAGTACTCAGGCAATGAGCATGGCCTAGTCAATGGGATCAATCTGGTAAACATGGTACACAGCAATGGCATTGATGGGGATTACTATCCTATCGATTACCGAATCTACCACCCAGAAACGGATAAGAAGACCAAGAATGACCATTTCCAGGAGATGTTCACCCGAATGACCATGCGTAAAGACCTGAAAGCCAAAAAGATACTTTTTGACAGCTGGTATGCTTCCATGGACAACCTTAAGCTTGTGCACAGAAGCGGCTGGACATTCTTCACTACCCTGAAGAGCAACCGCCAAGTCAGCCTATCCAGAGACACAGGGATGCAGGCTGTGGGCACAGTCGAGCTTTCCGGTAGGCAACTGCTGGAAGGCGTACAGGTCAAACTCAAAAAATACCCTTACCCCGTCAAATTATTCAAGATAGTCTCCCTAAACGGGGACATTGAATGGGTGATCACAAATGATCTATCGGACAGGATGAATGTATTTGAGGCCGAAAACGAATCCCAGATCAGATGGCAGATTGAGCAGTTCCACAGGGAATACAAACAGCTTACAGGCTCTGAGAAGTGCCAATGCCGAAAGGCAATCTCCCAGAGGAACCATCTAGCTTGCTGCTACCAGGCTTGGATAGGGCTGAAACTCCTTGCAAAACAGTTGAAAACAACACTCTATCAAATCAAAGTACTTCCGTTCAGCAACTATCTTAAACAGATTCTTGCTAATCCTATTATCATTTTTAACTTAAATGCGTAAGTCCTATAAATAACGGAATAGAAGCAATTTCATATTTAGAAAAATGTAAAGAAGACGTGAACATACGGCCACTTAAGTTTATCTTATTAGATTTGATGATGCCATTGATGGACGGGTTCGATTTTTTGGAAGAATATGAAAGGTATTATTACCCTGTTTATCCTCAATTGCCATTAATTGTAATAAGTAGCACACTGAATTCAGCAGATAAAAATAGAGTATTATCCTTTCCGTTTGTTACAAAGTTTGTAGAAAAACCATTTAGCAGAAGTATAGTACAAGCGTATTTATAAATGACCTGATAGATAGTTTTTAAATAAAAAAAATATGAAAATAATAACTTAACATGTATAGAGATTATGTAAGGATATTTGCTGCTGTATGATCAACAGGAGAAAATATCGAAGTTTCTGTTGAAAAAATTAGTTAAACTATAAGGTCATCCACTTTAATATCCTATGGCGATGTTAGAATAATTATTGATTTTCGTATTTACTCAGGTCAAAATTGGTATACCAAATATTAGAAGTTTGATTGTCAGCACTATTCATTTTGGCCTTTAAAGATTTAAAATTCTTTTTATTAAAAGAACTCCATGGAAGAATCATTCTCCCACTAGTAAATTTCAATAATCCTGAGGACAGACAGGGCGCAAAATCATCATTCATGGAATTTATTTTATTACCAAGATTAGTTGGTGTAGTCCATTCTCCGTTATTATTGAAGGAAATATACAAATCTATTCCTCCAAAACCATCTGGCCTGTTTGAAGCAAAAATCATATAATCTTCATTGGGTGATATATAAGGTTCAGCTTCATTGTTAATTGTATTAATTGTTGAATCCAGCTTTACTACCATGTAATTATTATCTTTCAAAACGGCTCGATATATATCAGTAGAAATAGAATCTCTTGAATGAAAATAGATTGTTCCGTTTTTGGTAACTGAATTATAGGCTTGATTTTTATCATTGTTGATTGCTGGACTTACTTGCTTGGGTTCTCCAAAATTATCTTCCAGAACATCCACATACCAAAGATTTGTGTCTCCTTTATCAGGATCATTTTTATTAACTGGTCGTC encodes:
- a CDS encoding IS701 family transposase, with the translated sequence MDKSLYISYLLHTHGNYTCTHMAAHSMDVSHDQVTRFLAHSKFTSSDLWDIVKGHLQDSADSFILVDDSVQAKRYSRYIELAKRQYSGNEHGLVNGINLVNMVHSNGIDGDYYPIDYRIYHPETDKKTKNDHFQEMFTRMTMRKDLKAKKILFDSWYASMDNLKLVHRSGWTFFTTLKSNRQVSLSRDTGMQAVGTVELSGRQLLEGVQVKLKKYPYPVKLFKIVSLNGDIEWVITNDLSDRMNVFEAENESQIRWQIEQFHREYKQLTGSEKCQCRKAISQRNHLACCYQAWIGLKLLAKQLKTTLYQIKVLPFSNYLKQILANPIIIFNLNA
- a CDS encoding response regulator, yielding MSYLEKCKEDVNIRPLKFILLDLMMPLMDGFDFLEEYERYYYPVYPQLPLIVISSTLNSADKNRVLSFPFVTKFVEKPFSRSIVQAYL
- a CDS encoding TolB family protein produces the protein MRISFTISLLLLFIQIGIAQRISSKPFFGLNDKNDSVQMLLPDIVSSIAWETNGNFSPDGTIFMYSTGFMWSGNSIIFMTLKNGKWSDPEIAPFSGEYADIDPIFSPDGARVYFTSRRPVNKNDPDKGDTNLWYVDVLEDNFGEPKQVSPAINNDKNQAYNSVTKNGTIYFHSRDSISTDIYRAVLKDNNYMVVKLDSTINTINNEAEPYISPNEDYMIFASNRPDGFGGIDLYISFNNNGEWTTPTNLGNKINSMNDDFAPCLSSGLLKFTSGRMILPWSSFNKKNFKSLKAKMNSADNQTSNIWYTNFDLSKYENQ